One genomic segment of Bacteroidota bacterium includes these proteins:
- a CDS encoding DinB family protein: MSQKSLLISYISYNNWANTTLINHINKIPESPINTEVESSFNTLHKTYFHIWDAQVIWLKRMQGISLDKCPDKTNINNSDEWYISFLKQSEEFLNYFTDKSDNYFDELCIYHDLKGNEYKQTFAQIIMHCMNHSTYHRGQIITCMHQLKITEIPQTDFIYYLRNYQ; encoded by the coding sequence ATGTCTCAAAAAAGCCTATTAATCAGTTATATTTCATATAATAATTGGGCGAATACCACCCTTATAAATCACATAAATAAAATACCGGAAAGCCCTATAAATACTGAGGTTGAAAGTAGTTTTAACACCTTACACAAAACATACTTTCACATTTGGGATGCGCAAGTAATCTGGTTAAAAAGAATGCAGGGAATTTCTTTGGATAAATGTCCTGATAAAACCAACATAAACAATTCTGATGAATGGTATATTTCTTTTTTAAAACAATCGGAAGAATTTTTAAATTACTTTACGGATAAATCAGATAATTACTTTGATGAGTTATGCATATATCATGATTTAAAAGGGAATGAATACAAACAAACCTTTGCACAAATAATTATGCATTGTATGAATCACTCTACCTATCATCGTGGTCAAATAATAACATGCATGCATCAATTAAAAATAACAGAAATTCCACAAACAGATTTTATCTATTATTTGCGGAATTATCAATAA
- a CDS encoding DUF5103 domain-containing protein: MRFICLIICSIFFTQIQAQDDVYINKAHYPFIRTVELRRIDLTLAPPAVEINTGDQLRLSFDDLSGVAKSYYYTFIHCNQDWSSSDLNHYEFLDGFEENYITEFAYSFATSTKYVHYDIDFPNQDVKFKVSGNYIIQIWDQNNDTMPVITRRFYVFENLVPVNAGIVRPNVVANRMEYQKIEFTLDLKTISVNNPYELIKVSVIQNGISSRGMYNLKPRLIQNNLMIYDDNNQVFSALKEYRRFDTRTLKFQTDRIVKIDRRPEITNVFINIDESRGYKQYFYEKDMNGNFVIMADLTNDPNVEADYAMIYFTMEYPYWLNNGNFYVVGSFNDYTITEENKMKYDFDKQQYSSQLFLKQGYYNYMYVFIPNTESTFDFSYAEGNYFETENEYMVFVYLHSYERNHDTLVGFKSLSSYK, from the coding sequence ATGAGATTTATTTGCTTAATAATCTGTTCAATTTTTTTTACTCAAATCCAGGCGCAGGATGATGTCTATATTAATAAGGCACACTATCCTTTTATACGCACAGTGGAGTTACGTCGGATTGATCTTACTTTGGCTCCTCCGGCGGTTGAAATAAATACCGGCGACCAACTTCGCCTTTCATTTGATGATTTATCGGGAGTAGCAAAGTCTTACTATTATACTTTTATACACTGTAATCAGGATTGGTCTTCATCTGATTTAAATCATTATGAATTTCTGGATGGCTTTGAAGAGAATTATATAACAGAATTTGCATATTCATTTGCTACCTCTACCAAATATGTACATTATGATATTGACTTTCCAAATCAGGATGTAAAATTTAAAGTATCTGGAAATTATATTATTCAGATCTGGGATCAGAACAATGATACTATGCCTGTAATTACAAGACGCTTTTATGTGTTTGAAAATCTAGTGCCTGTGAATGCAGGTATTGTTCGACCAAATGTAGTTGCAAACAGAATGGAATATCAAAAAATTGAATTTACACTTGATCTAAAAACCATATCAGTAAACAATCCCTATGAGCTAATAAAAGTAAGTGTGATACAAAATGGAATTTCGTCCAGAGGTATGTATAATCTTAAACCAAGATTAATTCAAAATAATCTGATGATTTATGATGATAATAATCAAGTGTTTTCTGCACTAAAAGAATACAGAAGATTTGATACCCGCACTTTAAAATTTCAAACCGATCGCATCGTAAAAATTGATAGGCGTCCGGAAATTACTAACGTATTTATCAACATAGATGAAAGCCGTGGATACAAACAATATTTTTATGAGAAGGATATGAATGGAAACTTTGTAATTATGGCTGACTTAACAAACGATCCAAATGTGGAAGCAGACTATGCAATGATATATTTTACTATGGAATATCCTTACTGGTTAAACAATGGTAATTTTTATGTAGTAGGTAGTTTTAATGACTATACAATTACCGAAGAAAATAAGATGAAATATGATTTCGATAAACAACAATACAGTAGTCAATTATTTTTAAAACAAGGGTACTATAATTATATGTATGTATTTATACCGAATACAGAATCTACATTTGATTTTTCATATGCAGAAGGTAATTATTTCGAAACAGAAAATGAATACATGGTATTCGTATATTTACATTCATATGAACGTAATCACGATACACTTGTCGGTTTTAAAAGCTTGAGTTCTTATAAATAA